One stretch of Pseudomonas fluorescens Q2-87 DNA includes these proteins:
- a CDS encoding fatty acid--CoA ligase, producing MLQTRVIPPAEGAYQYPLLIKRLLMSGTRYEKTREIIYRDQLRYTYPTLIERVARLANVLTEAGVKAGDTVAVMDWDSHRYLECMFAIPMIGAVIHTINVRLSPEQILYTMNHAEDRFVLVNSEFVGLYQAIAGHLTTVEKTLLLTDLPEKTADLPNLVGEYEQLLAAASPTYDFEDFDENSVATTFYTTGTTGNPKGVYFTHRQLVLHTMGVATIMGSIDSVRLLGTNDVYMPITPMFHVHAWGLPYVATMLGLKQVYPGRYDPEFLVQLWREEKVTFSHCVPTILQMLLNAKGAQGTDFGGWKIVIGGSALNRSLYETAKAKGIQLTAAYGMSETGPLVSCAHLNEELMAGSEDERTTYRIKAGVPGPLVEAAIVDTEGRFLPADGETQGELVLRAPWLTEGYFNEPQKGAELWAGGWLHTGDVATLDSMGVIDIRDRIKDVIKTGGEWISSLDLEDLISRHVAVREVAVVGIPDPQWGERPFALLVIREGHQIGARELKEHLKPFVELGHLSKWAIPSQIALVTEIPKTSVGKLDKKRIRVDITEWQSNNSTFLSTL from the coding sequence ATGTTGCAGACTCGCGTTATTCCTCCAGCCGAAGGCGCTTATCAATACCCGCTGCTGATCAAGCGCCTGCTGATGTCCGGCACACGTTACGAGAAAACCCGCGAGATCATCTACCGTGACCAGTTGCGCTACACCTATCCAACGTTGATCGAACGGGTGGCGCGCCTGGCCAATGTGTTGACCGAGGCCGGGGTCAAGGCTGGCGATACCGTGGCGGTGATGGACTGGGACAGCCATCGTTACCTGGAATGCATGTTCGCGATCCCGATGATCGGCGCGGTGATCCACACCATCAACGTGCGCCTGTCACCGGAGCAGATCCTCTACACCATGAACCACGCCGAGGACCGCTTCGTGCTGGTCAACAGCGAGTTTGTCGGTCTTTACCAGGCGATTGCCGGGCACCTGACCACGGTGGAGAAAACCCTGCTGCTGACCGACCTGCCAGAAAAAACCGCCGACCTGCCCAACCTCGTCGGCGAATACGAGCAATTGCTGGCCGCCGCGAGCCCCACCTACGACTTCGAGGATTTCGACGAAAACTCAGTCGCCACCACGTTCTACACCACCGGTACCACGGGCAATCCCAAGGGCGTGTATTTCACCCATCGTCAGTTGGTCCTGCACACCATGGGCGTGGCGACCATCATGGGGTCCATCGACAGCGTGCGGCTGCTGGGTACCAACGACGTGTACATGCCCATCACACCGATGTTCCATGTCCACGCCTGGGGCTTGCCGTACGTGGCGACCATGCTCGGGCTCAAGCAGGTCTACCCCGGGCGCTACGATCCGGAGTTTCTGGTCCAGCTGTGGCGCGAGGAAAAGGTGACCTTCTCCCATTGCGTGCCGACCATCCTGCAAATGCTCCTCAATGCCAAGGGCGCCCAGGGCACCGATTTCGGTGGCTGGAAAATCGTCATCGGCGGCAGTGCACTGAACCGCAGCCTGTATGAAACAGCCAAGGCCAAGGGCATCCAGCTCACCGCCGCCTACGGCATGTCGGAAACCGGTCCGTTGGTGTCCTGTGCCCACCTCAACGAAGAATTGATGGCCGGCAGCGAAGACGAGCGCACCACTTACCGGATCAAGGCCGGAGTGCCGGGGCCATTGGTGGAAGCGGCAATCGTCGACACCGAGGGGCGGTTCCTGCCCGCCGACGGTGAGACCCAGGGCGAACTGGTGCTGCGCGCGCCATGGCTCACCGAAGGTTATTTCAACGAACCGCAGAAGGGCGCCGAACTCTGGGCCGGCGGCTGGCTGCACACCGGCGACGTTGCCACCCTCGATAGCATGGGCGTTATCGACATCCGCGACCGTATCAAGGATGTGATCAAGACTGGCGGCGAATGGATCTCGTCCCTGGACCTGGAAGACCTCATCAGTCGTCACGTGGCGGTACGCGAAGTAGCAGTGGTCGGCATCCCCGATCCACAGTGGGGCGAGCGGCCGTTTGCCTTGCTGGTGATTCGCGAAGGGCATCAAATCGGGGCTCGAGAACTCAAGGAACACCTCAAGCCGTTCGTCGAGCTGGGGCACTTGAGCAAGTGGGCGATCCCGAGCCAGATCGCCCTTGTTACGGAAATTCCCAAGACCAGCGTCGGCAAGCTCGACAAGAAGCGCATCCGCGTCGACATCACCGAATGGCAGAGCAACAACAGCACCTTCCTCTCTACGCTTTAA
- a CDS encoding glycosyltransferase family 2 protein: protein MSAELTFSQATAPQVAPLVSIVAPCYNAERYLEEAIHSLFAQDYPNVEVIVVDDGSTDNSLALLRQLQQTYDFQLYCQENQGVSAALNHGLTYAKGTYVSTPDLDDVMLPHSIRVRAQYLDEHPQVGCVGALVIYMDSEGRTIKEQQRDHIRVHTFDELLRDATVIGAPAALYRMSALQDANFYDPLLRVQDFQITLRIAHRGYEIHELPIRVTRYRRHPNNLSRKYRLMLEADLQAIEPYQDHPAYESARTVLVHKALKYAVVEDRKEAWQLLRSIPWRYLNKTSFKRFRRLVLRRPKARPRP from the coding sequence ATGAGCGCCGAATTGACCTTTTCCCAGGCCACAGCACCCCAGGTTGCGCCGCTGGTGTCGATCGTGGCCCCTTGCTACAACGCCGAGAGATACCTGGAAGAAGCGATCCACAGCCTCTTCGCCCAGGACTACCCGAACGTTGAAGTAATCGTGGTCGACGATGGCTCCACCGACAACAGCCTCGCCCTGCTCCGACAGTTGCAGCAGACCTACGATTTCCAGCTCTATTGCCAGGAGAACCAGGGTGTCAGTGCAGCACTCAACCACGGGTTGACGTATGCCAAGGGCACTTACGTATCGACGCCGGACCTCGACGACGTGATGTTGCCCCATTCGATCCGGGTGCGAGCCCAATACCTGGACGAGCATCCGCAAGTCGGCTGTGTCGGCGCGCTGGTCATTTACATGGACAGTGAAGGCCGCACCATCAAGGAACAACAGCGCGATCACATCCGGGTCCATACCTTCGATGAGCTGTTGCGCGATGCTACGGTAATCGGCGCGCCCGCCGCGCTGTACCGCATGAGCGCACTGCAGGACGCCAACTTTTACGATCCGCTGCTGCGGGTCCAGGACTTCCAGATCACCCTGCGGATCGCTCACCGTGGTTATGAGATTCATGAATTGCCGATCCGCGTCACGCGGTATCGACGCCACCCCAACAACTTGTCGCGAAAGTACCGCTTGATGCTCGAGGCGGACCTGCAGGCCATCGAGCCCTATCAGGACCACCCGGCCTACGAGTCGGCGCGCACGGTGCTGGTGCATAAAGCGCTGAAATACGCCGTGGTCGAAGACCGGAAGGAAGCCTGGCAGTTATTGCGCAGCATTCCATGGCGCTACTTGAACAAAACCAGTTTCAAGCGTTTCAGGCGGCTGGTCTTGCGACGTCCGAAGGCGAGACCTCGGCCATGA
- a CDS encoding CatB-related O-acetyltransferase, which yields MKFLQKLKERNVRKHLKRLEKLERAPEKIRLRYPKYQVGVGTYGVPEVMEFGDDTILKVGSYTSIAQGVKILLGGGHRTDWVSTFPFPLMIDEARAIPGCSPTKGDVVIGSDCWICAEAMILSGVTIGHGAVIAAGAVVTQDVEPYAIVGGNPCRFIRWRFEEPVRQALLQSAWWEWPMEEIKAVSPLLCSDNIDAFLDYVHRRP from the coding sequence ATGAAGTTCTTGCAAAAACTCAAGGAACGCAACGTACGCAAGCACCTCAAGCGCCTGGAAAAACTGGAGAGAGCACCGGAAAAAATCCGCCTGCGATATCCGAAATACCAGGTCGGCGTAGGCACTTATGGCGTGCCCGAGGTGATGGAGTTCGGCGACGACACGATCCTCAAGGTCGGGTCTTATACGTCGATTGCCCAAGGGGTGAAGATCCTTCTGGGCGGCGGACATCGCACCGACTGGGTCAGCACGTTCCCGTTCCCGCTGATGATCGATGAAGCCCGCGCCATTCCCGGCTGCAGCCCAACCAAGGGCGACGTGGTGATTGGCAGCGATTGCTGGATCTGCGCTGAAGCGATGATCCTGTCCGGCGTGACCATCGGCCATGGGGCCGTGATCGCGGCGGGGGCGGTGGTGACACAGGACGTCGAGCCTTACGCCATTGTGGGCGGCAACCCGTGCCGGTTCATCCGCTGGCGCTTCGAGGAACCGGTACGTCAGGCCCTGCTTCAGTCGGCCTGGTGGGAGTGGCCGATGGAAGAAATCAAGGCGGTGTCACCGCTGCTGTGCAGCGACAACATCGACGCCTTCCTGGATTACGTCCATCGACGTCCTTGA
- a CDS encoding LysE family translocator, giving the protein MYLAEFLTVALIHLLAVASPGPDFAVVVRESVTHGRRAGTWTALGVGTAIFLHVGYSLLGIGLIVSQSIVLFNALKWAAAAYLLYIGFKALRAQPAKPTDENLHKEVGERTARGAFTSGFVTNGLNPKATLFFLSLFTVVINPHTPLAVQAGYGVYLAVATAVWFCLVAMLFSQQRVRAGFARMGHWFDRTMGAVLVAIGVKLAFTEMH; this is encoded by the coding sequence ATGTACCTCGCCGAATTTCTCACCGTCGCCCTGATCCACTTGTTGGCCGTTGCCAGCCCCGGGCCGGATTTTGCCGTGGTGGTGCGTGAAAGCGTGACCCATGGCCGCCGCGCCGGGACCTGGACGGCATTGGGCGTTGGCACGGCGATTTTCCTTCACGTGGGGTACTCGCTGCTGGGTATAGGCCTGATCGTGTCGCAATCGATCGTGCTGTTCAACGCGCTCAAATGGGCCGCCGCGGCGTACCTGCTGTACATCGGCTTCAAGGCGCTGCGGGCGCAGCCGGCCAAGCCGACCGACGAAAACCTGCACAAGGAAGTGGGTGAACGTACCGCCCGCGGCGCGTTCACCTCGGGCTTCGTCACCAATGGCCTGAACCCCAAGGCGACGCTGTTTTTCCTGTCGCTGTTCACCGTGGTGATCAATCCGCATACGCCCCTGGCGGTCCAGGCCGGCTACGGCGTGTACCTGGCAGTCGCGACGGCGGTCTGGTTCTGCCTGGTGGCGATGCTGTTCAGCCAGCAGCGGGTGCGCGCCGGTTTCGCCCGGATGGGCCACTGGTTCGACCGGACCATGGGCGCGGTGCTCGTCGCCATTGGCGTGAAGCTGGCCTTTACCGAAATGCACTGA
- a CDS encoding 2-hydroxyacid dehydrogenase gives MTNNARAVFLDHPSLDLGDLDLGPLRDCFEELQLFARTTPEQVTERLKGATVAITNKIVIDAAAMAANPELKLILISATGTNNVDLAAARSHGITVCNCQGYGTPSVAQHTIMLLLNLATRLADYQKAVGEGRWQQATQFCLLDYPIIELQGKTLGLLGHGELGSAVARLAEAFGMRVLLGQIPGRPARPDRLPLEQLLGQVDALTLHCPLNEHTRGFIGARELALLKPGVLVVNTARGGLIDEQALAESLRSGHLGGAATDVLSVEPPTQGNPLLAGDIPRLIVTPHNAWGSREARQRIVGQMSENARGFFSGTPQRVVS, from the coding sequence ATGACGAACAACGCCCGCGCAGTTTTCCTCGACCACCCTTCCCTGGACCTCGGCGACCTGGACCTGGGCCCGCTGCGCGATTGCTTCGAAGAACTGCAGCTGTTCGCCCGGACCACGCCGGAGCAAGTGACCGAGCGGCTCAAGGGCGCTACCGTCGCGATCACCAACAAAATCGTGATCGATGCCGCCGCCATGGCCGCCAACCCGGAGCTCAAGCTGATCCTGATCAGCGCCACCGGCACCAACAATGTCGATCTGGCGGCCGCCCGCAGCCACGGCATCACAGTGTGCAATTGCCAGGGCTACGGCACGCCATCGGTGGCCCAGCATACGATCATGCTCTTGCTGAACCTGGCGACGCGCCTGGCCGATTACCAAAAAGCGGTGGGTGAAGGTCGCTGGCAGCAAGCTACACAGTTCTGCCTGCTGGATTACCCGATTATCGAGCTGCAAGGCAAGACCCTGGGATTGCTGGGCCATGGTGAGCTGGGCAGCGCCGTCGCACGGCTGGCCGAAGCCTTTGGCATGCGCGTGCTGCTGGGGCAAATCCCGGGGCGCCCTGCCCGGCCCGATCGTTTGCCGCTGGAGCAACTGCTGGGGCAGGTCGATGCGCTGACGCTGCACTGCCCGCTCAACGAACACACCCGAGGGTTCATCGGCGCTCGGGAACTGGCGCTGCTCAAACCTGGCGTTTTGGTAGTCAACACCGCACGCGGAGGGCTGATCGACGAACAGGCATTGGCCGAGTCGTTGCGCAGTGGCCACCTGGGCGGCGCCGCCACCGACGTGCTCAGCGTGGAACCGCCGACCCAGGGCAACCCGCTGCTGGCCGGCGACATCCCTCGGCTGATCGTCACGCCACACAACGCTTGGGGCAGCCGTGAGGCGCGGCAGCGAATCGTCGGCCAGATGTCCGAAAATGCCCGGGGCTTTTTCAGCGGAACACCACAGCGGGTCGTCAGTTGA
- a CDS encoding class I SAM-dependent methyltransferase: MDPRSEVLLRQADLFQGSVLLAGLPADDLLGRLPDAHGWCWHAGDQAALEARFPERSHFGVNVPERGFDTAVVFLPKAKDLTDYILNAVAARLGGREVYLVGEKRSGIEGASKQLNPFGKPRKLDSARHCQLWQVTVANAPEAKPLESLAQTYELPLAEGALKVISLPGVFSHGRLDRGSALLLDHLDKLPSGHLLDFGCGAGVLGAAVKRRYPHNTVTLLDVDAFAAASSRLTLAANGLEAEVLTGDGIDAAPMGLSAILSNPPFHVGVHTDYHATENLLRKAAKHLKNGGELRLVANSFLKYQPLIEEHLGVCAIKAEGQGFRIYRAKRG, translated from the coding sequence ATGGATCCGCGCAGTGAAGTACTGCTTCGTCAGGCCGATTTATTCCAGGGCTCGGTGTTGCTGGCCGGCCTGCCCGCCGATGATCTGCTTGGCCGCTTGCCCGATGCCCATGGCTGGTGCTGGCACGCCGGCGATCAGGCCGCGCTGGAGGCCCGCTTTCCCGAACGCAGCCACTTTGGCGTGAACGTACCCGAGCGGGGGTTCGACACCGCCGTGGTGTTCCTGCCCAAGGCCAAGGACCTCACCGACTACATCCTCAATGCCGTGGCGGCGCGCCTGGGCGGGCGCGAGGTGTATCTGGTGGGGGAAAAACGCAGCGGTATCGAGGGCGCGTCGAAACAGCTCAACCCGTTCGGCAAACCGCGCAAGCTCGACAGCGCGCGGCATTGTCAGCTCTGGCAAGTCACCGTCGCCAATGCCCCCGAGGCCAAGCCCCTGGAAAGCCTGGCCCAGACCTACGAGCTGCCCCTGGCCGAAGGCGCGCTGAAAGTCATCAGCCTGCCAGGTGTGTTCAGCCATGGGCGCCTGGATCGTGGCAGCGCGCTGTTGCTCGACCATTTGGACAAGCTGCCCAGCGGCCATTTGCTCGATTTCGGTTGCGGTGCCGGTGTGCTGGGGGCGGCGGTCAAGCGTCGCTATCCGCACAACACCGTCACGCTGCTGGACGTGGACGCGTTTGCCGCCGCCAGCAGTCGCCTGACCCTGGCTGCCAACGGGCTGGAAGCCGAGGTGCTGACCGGTGACGGAATCGATGCTGCACCGATGGGCTTGAGTGCGATTTTGAGCAATCCGCCTTTCCATGTCGGCGTGCATACCGACTACCACGCCACGGAAAATCTGCTGCGAAAAGCAGCGAAACATCTGAAAAACGGTGGCGAACTGCGGCTGGTCGCAAACAGTTTCCTCAAGTACCAGCCGCTGATCGAAGAGCACCTGGGCGTGTGCGCCATCAAGGCCGAAGGCCAGGGTTTCCGCATCTACCGGGCCAAGCGTGGCTGA
- a CDS encoding TMEM165/GDT1 family protein, whose protein sequence is MLDSLLVPTAIVALAEIGDKTQLLALILAARFRKPWPIIAGIVAATLANHAAAGAVGAWVGSIFSDAVLHWILAASFAATALWTLVPDKLDDEEANTARKFGPFLTTLIAFFLAEIGDKTQIATVMLAAQYPELWLVIIGTTVGMLIANVPVVLAGNFAAEKLPLTLIRRLAASAFFVLAIVAVYKAMQSSGWV, encoded by the coding sequence ATGCTGGACTCTCTCCTCGTACCTACCGCTATCGTTGCGCTGGCCGAAATCGGCGACAAGACGCAATTACTCGCGCTCATTCTTGCGGCTCGCTTCCGCAAGCCCTGGCCGATCATCGCCGGCATCGTTGCCGCGACACTGGCCAACCATGCGGCAGCCGGGGCAGTCGGAGCCTGGGTCGGCAGTATTTTCTCGGATGCGGTCCTGCACTGGATCCTGGCAGCGAGCTTCGCGGCCACGGCGCTGTGGACCCTGGTCCCGGACAAGCTGGACGACGAAGAAGCCAACACCGCCCGCAAGTTCGGGCCATTCCTGACCACCCTGATTGCCTTTTTCCTGGCGGAAATCGGCGACAAGACGCAGATCGCCACGGTGATGCTCGCGGCGCAATACCCTGAGCTGTGGCTGGTGATCATCGGCACCACCGTGGGCATGCTGATTGCCAACGTGCCGGTGGTGTTGGCGGGCAACTTCGCCGCCGAGAAACTACCCCTGACCTTGATCCGCCGCCTGGCCGCCTCGGCGTTTTTCGTCTTGGCGATTGTTGCGGTGTACAAGGCGATGCAGAGCAGTGGGTGGGTTTGA
- a CDS encoding M48 family metallopeptidase gives MNKTLMVSALSAALLLTGCQSVNTTSGGAVGVERKQYMFSMLSTAEVNQMYAQSYQKTVGEAGSQGVLDKTSSDAKRIQTISDRLIAQAPIFRPDSAQWQWEVNLIKSDELNANCGPGGKIIFYTGLMDKLKLTDAEIAAILGHEIAHALREHGREAMSKAYGIEMAKQGAGALFGLGQDSLALADTVANYGMTLPNSRENENEADLIGLELAARAGYDPNAAITLWNKMAKASEGAPPEFMSTHPSSSSRIASLQAAIPKVMPLYQQAKK, from the coding sequence ATGAACAAGACATTGATGGTGAGCGCTCTGAGCGCGGCGTTATTGCTTACCGGTTGCCAGTCGGTCAACACCACCAGCGGCGGAGCCGTGGGCGTGGAGCGTAAGCAGTACATGTTCAGCATGCTGTCGACTGCCGAGGTCAACCAGATGTATGCCCAGTCTTATCAGAAGACCGTGGGCGAGGCGGGCAGCCAGGGCGTGTTGGACAAGACCAGCAGCGACGCCAAGCGCATCCAGACCATTTCCGACCGGCTGATTGCCCAGGCCCCGATATTCCGTCCGGATTCGGCGCAGTGGCAGTGGGAAGTGAACCTGATCAAGAGTGACGAGCTCAACGCCAACTGTGGTCCTGGCGGCAAGATCATTTTCTATACCGGGCTGATGGACAAGCTCAAGCTCACCGATGCCGAAATCGCCGCGATCCTGGGCCATGAAATCGCCCACGCCCTGCGCGAGCATGGGCGTGAAGCAATGTCCAAGGCTTATGGTATCGAGATGGCCAAGCAGGGCGCCGGCGCCTTGTTCGGGCTGGGCCAGGACAGCCTGGCGTTGGCCGACACCGTCGCCAACTACGGCATGACCCTGCCCAACAGCCGCGAAAACGAGAACGAAGCCGACCTGATCGGCCTCGAACTGGCTGCCCGCGCCGGCTACGACCCGAACGCCGCGATCACCTTGTGGAACAAGATGGCCAAGGCCTCCGAAGGGGCGCCGCCGGAATTCATGAGCACCCACCCTTCGTCCAGCAGCCGGATCGCCTCGTTACAGGCGGCGATTCCGAAGGTGATGCCGCTTTATCAGCAGGCCAAAAAGTAA
- a CDS encoding methyl-accepting chemotaxis protein, translating into MSEIDQVATAVHEMTATAQDVARNATQAAQAASHADQAASQGMQIVRDTSTSIGALAVEIGKAVGVVQTLAKDSENINAILTAIRGIAEQTNLLALNAAIEAARAGEQGRGFAVVADEVRNLAQKTQQATEEIQSMIQQLQQGTRDVVRVMEDSQHRTDESVQHAAKAAQALETITQAVSVINDMNTQIASAAEEQSAVADDINRNVINIGQVANEVASGADESSAASAGLTKLAEQQRRLINQFRV; encoded by the coding sequence ATGTCGGAAATCGATCAGGTCGCCACCGCCGTGCACGAAATGACGGCCACCGCCCAGGACGTGGCGCGCAACGCGACCCAGGCCGCCCAAGCCGCCAGCCATGCAGACCAGGCTGCCAGCCAGGGCATGCAGATTGTGCGAGACACTTCCACGTCCATTGGTGCCCTGGCCGTGGAAATCGGCAAGGCCGTGGGCGTGGTACAGACCCTGGCCAAGGACAGCGAGAACATCAACGCGATTCTCACCGCCATTCGCGGAATCGCCGAACAGACCAATTTGCTGGCCCTCAACGCGGCCATCGAAGCGGCCCGGGCCGGCGAGCAAGGCCGTGGTTTCGCGGTGGTCGCCGATGAAGTGCGCAACCTGGCGCAGAAGACGCAACAGGCCACGGAAGAAATCCAGTCGATGATCCAGCAATTGCAACAGGGCACCCGGGATGTGGTGCGGGTCATGGAAGACAGCCAACATCGCACAGATGAAAGCGTGCAGCACGCGGCGAAAGCGGCCCAGGCCCTGGAAACCATCACCCAGGCGGTGTCGGTGATCAACGACATGAACACCCAGATCGCCAGCGCCGCCGAGGAGCAAAGCGCCGTGGCCGATGACATCAACCGTAACGTGATCAACATCGGGCAAGTGGCAAACGAAGTGGCCAGCGGAGCCGATGAATCCAGCGCAGCCAGCGCCGGCCTGACAAAACTGGCAGAGCAGCAGCGGCGGTTGATCAATCAGTTCAGGGTCTGA
- a CDS encoding SOS response-associated peptidase, with the protein MCGRYALFRWNPTFAALPGFPADQKAQWNISPNDSVLMLRAGAEGQRELARARWGLTPPWLTDLSRTPAHARAETVAEQPMFREALRLRRCLLPANGFYEWRGGTRKRPYWLTPGEGSSVFFAAIWEAYPVQEQVWLSTAVITQPAAGQRRPLILDEEGQRLWLDPETPLHALQGLLASEPAQLRERVLANMVNDPKLNGPECLTPA; encoded by the coding sequence ATGTGTGGACGTTACGCCCTGTTTCGCTGGAATCCGACCTTCGCGGCCTTGCCCGGCTTTCCCGCCGACCAGAAGGCCCAATGGAATATTTCGCCCAACGATTCGGTGCTGATGTTGCGAGCCGGTGCCGAGGGACAGCGTGAACTGGCGCGCGCGCGCTGGGGGCTGACGCCACCGTGGCTGACCGACCTGTCCCGCACCCCGGCCCATGCCCGGGCCGAAACCGTGGCCGAACAGCCGATGTTCCGTGAAGCCCTGCGGCTGCGTCGCTGCCTGCTGCCGGCCAACGGCTTCTACGAATGGCGCGGCGGCACCCGCAAGCGGCCGTATTGGCTGACGCCGGGGGAGGGCTCGTCAGTGTTCTTCGCCGCTATCTGGGAGGCGTATCCGGTCCAGGAGCAGGTGTGGCTGAGCACGGCGGTCATCACCCAGCCGGCGGCGGGTCAGCGCCGGCCGTTGATCCTTGACGAAGAGGGCCAGCGCCTGTGGCTCGACCCCGAGACGCCGCTGCATGCACTGCAAGGATTGCTGGCCAGCGAGCCGGCGCAATTGCGTGAGCGGGTGCTGGCCAACATGGTCAACGATCCGAAACTCAATGGGCCGGAGTGCCTGACCCCTGCTTGA
- a CDS encoding putative signal transducing protein, which translates to MQRIYELENLMEGELLQGMLASEGITAHLMGRDLLGGAGELPMQGLLGLAVEDDQAQYARELIAAYNAAMPLPGDEPDSYPGTLVC; encoded by the coding sequence ATGCAGCGAATCTACGAGCTGGAAAACCTGATGGAAGGCGAGTTGTTGCAAGGCATGCTCGCCAGCGAAGGCATCACGGCGCACTTGATGGGCCGGGATCTGCTGGGTGGCGCAGGGGAGTTGCCCATGCAGGGCTTGCTGGGACTGGCAGTGGAGGACGACCAGGCGCAATACGCCCGTGAGTTGATCGCTGCGTACAATGCGGCGATGCCGTTGCCTGGCGATGAGCCGGACAGTTACCCCGGGACGCTGGTCTGCTAG
- a CDS encoding CPXCG motif-containing cysteine-rich protein has product MLETALYDCPYCGEEVETCVDLSGGDQTYIEDCQVCCKPITFVLQVHDEEWHLEVFSENE; this is encoded by the coding sequence ATGCTGGAAACTGCTCTTTATGATTGTCCGTATTGTGGTGAGGAAGTGGAGACTTGCGTCGATCTGTCCGGCGGCGACCAGACTTATATCGAGGATTGTCAGGTGTGTTGCAAGCCAATCACCTTTGTCCTGCAGGTCCATGATGAGGAATGGCATCTTGAGGTCTTCAGCGAAAACGAATGA
- a CDS encoding 1-acyl-sn-glycerol-3-phosphate acyltransferase: MMGEFDAIRPYDDSEVPAVLARLLGDKAFLDILTHFRFPRLAGAFGWMLKPLIAQRLRREFAGVTSVATLQDKVEFYVDHTIERATDGVTYTGVEQFKSGSAYLFIANHRDIVMDPAFVNYAVYHAGLPTPRIAIGDNLLQKPFVSDLMRLNKSFIVHRSITGRREKMAAYQLLSAYINHSIRNDCASIWIAQAEGRAKDGDDRTESAILKMFHMSRKDEPFGEVIQSLNLTPVSISYEYDPCDQAKARELYIRATTGTYTKAPGEDDVSIATGITGYKGRVHVNFAAPITELFEDTKQLALEMDRQILGGYRLFPVHYLAYAQWADADPQLQVPTAGEVFGADELAKAEQEWQRRLDACPPEHRPFLVLQYATPVRNQYRVKAGLAL, translated from the coding sequence ATGATGGGCGAATTCGATGCCATCCGACCTTACGACGACAGCGAAGTACCAGCGGTGCTGGCACGGCTGCTCGGCGACAAGGCGTTTCTAGATATCCTCACCCACTTCCGCTTCCCACGCCTGGCCGGCGCCTTCGGCTGGATGCTCAAACCCCTTATAGCGCAAAGATTGCGCCGTGAGTTTGCCGGTGTGACGTCGGTCGCCACCTTGCAGGACAAAGTGGAGTTCTACGTCGACCACACCATCGAGCGGGCCACCGATGGCGTCACCTACACCGGGGTTGAGCAATTCAAGTCAGGCAGTGCGTACCTGTTCATCGCCAACCACCGCGACATCGTGATGGACCCTGCCTTCGTCAATTACGCCGTGTACCACGCCGGCCTGCCGACGCCGCGCATCGCCATTGGCGACAACCTGCTGCAAAAGCCTTTTGTCAGCGACCTGATGCGCCTGAACAAAAGCTTCATCGTGCACCGCTCCATCACCGGACGGCGGGAGAAAATGGCGGCCTACCAGTTGCTGTCGGCGTACATCAATCATTCGATCCGCAACGATTGCGCCTCGATCTGGATCGCCCAGGCAGAAGGTCGGGCCAAGGACGGTGATGACCGTACCGAATCGGCGATCCTCAAAATGTTCCACATGAGTCGCAAGGATGAGCCGTTCGGTGAGGTGATCCAGTCACTGAACCTCACGCCGGTGTCGATCAGCTACGAATACGACCCGTGCGACCAGGCCAAGGCTCGCGAGCTGTACATCCGCGCCACCACCGGCACCTACACCAAGGCACCGGGCGAGGACGACGTGAGCATTGCCACGGGTATCACCGGTTATAAGGGTCGGGTCCATGTGAATTTCGCCGCGCCGATCACCGAGCTGTTCGAAGACACCAAGCAACTGGCCCTGGAAATGGACCGGCAGATCCTTGGCGGCTATCGGCTATTCCCGGTGCATTACCTGGCTTATGCCCAGTGGGCCGACGCCGACCCGCAATTGCAGGTTCCCACGGCAGGCGAAGTATTTGGCGCCGACGAACTGGCCAAGGCCGAGCAGGAATGGCAGCGCCGGCTGGACGCTTGCCCACCGGAACACCGGCCGTTCCTGGTGCTGCAATATGCGACACCGGTGCGCAATCAGTATCGGGTCAAGGCCGGGCTGGCACTGTAA